From the Brachyspira intermedia PWS/A genome, the window TTGATGGTGTTCATTTAAGTGAAAACGGACATAGTGTATTTGCTTCAGAAATTTATAAAGAATTAAATAAATATTTATAATTTTTATTTTTTATTTAAAAATTCATTAAATATATTAAAAAATTCTATATGCTTATTTATATTATCTGAAGCATCATCATTTTTTAATTCTTTTTCCATTTCAATATATGAATTAATTAAATTAAGTCCAAAATAGGCTTCTATATTATCAGGATCTTCTTCTATAGATTTTTCATAATATTCTAATGCCTCTTTATATTCTCCAATTTCCTCTTTCTCTTTTGCCAATTCTAAATATTTTAATGAAGTATTTTCATTTGATTTTTTCATAAATAATATAACCTATTTTCAATTTTTAATTAAAAATTTACTAAATAAATCATATATTATAATTGAATTTTTTTCAAAAAAGGTATAGAACTAATGCAATTATTTTTAAGAGTTTATTTATGTCTAATATAGATAATATAGATAATAATGTAAGTAATGTTTCAGAAAATAAATTACTAGCCATAATTGCTTTAGTGCTTCTTAGTTTTGCATTAGGTACAAGCGAGTTTATAGTTATAGGAGTATTAACGGAAATAGCCGAAGGTTTTAATATTACAGAGGTTAAAGCAGGCGGACTTGTATCTATGTTTGCCCTAGCCTATTCAATATGTACCCCATTTTCAGCAGCTTTTGCAGGTAAATTTAATAGATTTCATTTTATAATATTTGCAAGCATACTATTTATAGCAGGAAATTTCTTATGTTCATTAGCCTCAAATTATACATTCCTTCTTATTATAAGAATGTTTATAGCTATAATATCAGGAGCATTAATATCAGTTTCAATATCATTCAGTCCTTATATATCAACAAAAGATAAAAGACCTATGGTTGTAGCTTGGATTTATTCAGGATTCAGTATAGCTTCAATATTCGGTGTCCCTATAGGCACAAGCATAAGTTATTATTTCGGATGGCGTGCTTCTTTTATATTTATCTCTATTTTCAGTGCTGTTATGCTTGTTTTAATGTTCGCTACTCTTCCAAAAAACACACCTACTCATAAAGTTAAACTATTAGGACAATTTATATTATTCAAAGATACTAGATTCATATTAAGCACTTTCACAATACTTTTTGGTGCCGCTTCTTCTTATGTGCTTTATACATATTTAAAGCCTATTTTCCTTGACTATATTCATATACCTAATAAATATATAAGTGCCGCATTATTAGTTTTCGGAGTTACAGTTCTTTTCAGTAATCTTCTTTCTGGAAAATTAGCAGAGCATAATGGAGTATATAGATTAAGATATGTATTTATGATGCAGTTTATATGTATGATAGTATTGCCTTTTGCACTTCTTAATGCTATAAGTTCTTCTATTGTTATATTAATAATAGGATTTTTAATGTACTTAATGAACTCGCCTGTTCAATTAAACATTTTGGACTTTACAGAGAGAGAATACCCCTCTTGTTTAACATTAGCTTCATCAAATAATTCATTTTCTTTCAACTTTGGTATAGCTTTAGGTTCTTTTGTAGGAAGTACCATATTTGATAATTTTGGCATAAGATGGGTAGGATTTGGAGGAGCTGTATTATCAACACTGGCTTTTCTTTGCATTGTCTATCTTTATAAAATCAATAGCAAAACAAATAATGTATGATATGTACAATACTATAAACAGAAATATTTACTTATAAATAGATATACATGGTATTTGTATTTTTTACGATATTAAGTCTTTTTTATTTTTAAATATCATTAATTCATAGAAATAAACATGTTTATAGTATAGCATAGTATATGTATATTTATAACAATTTCATAAATAATGTTAATATTCATATAACGATTTTTTATTTAAAAAAATATAAAAATTCTTTTTTTTCATATTTTTATATATTTAGTCAATAAAAATTTCTATACTAGTTAACATGAAAACAAAATTTTAAGGAGGATATATGGATTTAAAAAATTCAAAAACAGCGGAAAATTTAAAAACTGCTTTTATGGGGGAAGCTATGGCTAGGTGCAAATATATGTACTATGCTGAAAAAGCTAGAGAAGATGGAATGGAAAATCTAGCATTAGCCTATGAAAAAGCTTCGAGAAATGAGCAGGAACATGGTAAATTATGGTTTGAAAGATACCATGGAATTTTATCAAAAGATGAAAATTTAAGAGATGCTATTGCAGGTGAAACTTATGAATCTGAGGATATGTATTTAAAATTTGCAAAAACTGCTAAAGATGAAGGATTCACAGATATAGCTATGCTTTTTGAACATGTTGCTAAAATAGAAGAAGGACATAAAAAGATGTTTGAGCAGTACCTAGATGGAAGCAACACTAATCTTGATAAATGGCAATGTCCAAAATGCGGATATGTACACAAAGATTCTAAAGCACCTAAAAGATGTCCTGTATGCGAACAATACAGAGTTGGGGGAAGTAATTAATTTTTAATATATTTGGTTATAAAAATTAGTTATTAATTTATTATTATTTTTTATGTATGGAGGTTAATCTTATGTATAGTAAAAAAGCTGAATTTTTAGCTGAATTAATAGGTTCTTTCTTTCTAATTTTATTGGGATGCGGAGTTGTTGCTTCAGTATTAATAGGAAATAACGGAGCTCCAGTTAATATTCATATAGCTTGGGGACTTGCTGTTATGTTTGGTGCTTATGTATCCGGTAAAATAAGCGGTGCTCATTTAAATCCCGCTCTTACTTTAGCATTAGCCGTTACAGGCAGATTTCCTTGGAATAAAGTATGGTATTATGTTATAGCTCAGATGATAGGATGTTTCCTTGGTGCAGCTGTAGTATTTGCTGTTTATTATGCTAAATGGATAGAAGTAGACCCTACATTAAGTACTACAGCAGGAGTATTTACAACTTTCCCAGCTGTTCCAGGATTCTTACCAGGTTTTATAGACCAGGTAGTAGGAACATTTATACTTGTATTCTTAATTCTTACAACAGGTGATGCTAATAATACACCAGCAGGTTCTAATTTAGGATACTTAATAGTTGGACTTATAATAGTTGTTATAGGTATGTCATTTGGATTTATGCATGGTTATGCTATAAACCCAGCTAGAGATTTAGGCCCTAGACTTTTTGCTGTTGTTGCAGGATTTAAAAATAATGGACTTACAGATGGAACTAATATATGGATAGTTCCTATAATAGGACCTATAGTAGGTGCTGTTTTAGGTGCTGTTTTATATGATTTCACAATAGGAAAGTCATTGGCTAAAGATAAACTTCAATAAATAGTTTATAGATTATTATTTTTTAATTTAATTATAAAGGAGTTTTAATTATGTCAAAATATGTAGTTGCAATAGATCAAGGTACAACAAGCAGCAGAGCCATAGTATTTGATTATGATCAAAATATGGTATCAGTTGCTCAGAAAGAGTTTACACAAATTTATCCTCATGAAGGCTGGGTTGAACATAATGCTGCTGAAATATGGGCTACTCAGTTCGGTGTATTACAGGAAGCTATACAGATTGCAGGTGTTAAGCCTGAAGAAATAGCTGCTATTGGTATAACTAACCAAAGAGAAACTACTGTAGTATGGGATAAAAATACAGGAGAACCTATTTATAATGCTATAGTTTGGCAATGTAGAAGAACTGCTCCTATCTGTGATGAATTGAAACAAAAAGGTCTTGATACATACATAAGAGAAAATACTGGATTAGTTGTTGATGCTTATTTCTCAGGTACTAAAATAAAATGGATACTTGATAATGTTCCTGGTGCTAGAGAAAAAGCTAATAAAGGCGATTTGCTTTTTGGTACTATAGATACTTGGCTTGTATGGAAACTTACTGGTGGTAAAGTTCATGTTACTGACTATACTAATGCATCAAGAACTATGATATATAATATTAAAGACTTAAAATGGGATGAAAACATTTTAAGAGAATTAAATATACCTATGAGTATGCTTCCGGAAGTAAAAGATTCTTCTTGCGTTTATGGATATGCTCATATTAATGGTAAAGAAGTTCCTATATCAGGTATAGCAGGAGACCAGCAGTCTGCTTTATTTGGACAAGCTGGATTCAATAAGGGTGATACTAAAAATACTTATGGCACAGGAAGCTTCATTCTTATGAATGTTGGTGAAAACTTTATATTAAGCAAAAACGGATTAATTACTACTATAGGTATTGGATATAAAGGAAAAATTGAATATGCTTTGGAAGGTTCTGTATTTATAGCTGGTGCCGTTATACAATGGGTAAGAGATGAATTAAGACTTCTTCATGATGCTAAAGATACAGAATATTTTGCTACAAAAGTAAAAGATACTAACGGTGTTTATTTAGTACCTGCATTCGTTGGTCTTGGTGCTCCTTATTGGGATATGTATGCTAGAGGCTGTTTAGTAGGTATTACCAGAGGAGTTAATAGAAGCCATATAATAAGAGCTGCTGAAGAAGCTATTGCTTATCAGAGTAAAGATGTTATTGATGCTATGGTTGCTGACAGCGGTGTTAAACTTGCTTCATTAAAAGTTGACGGCGGAGCATGCAGAGATAATTTCTTAATGCAGTTCCAATCTGACATCATCAATACAAAAGTTCTTCGTCCTCAAATCACTGAAACTACTGCTTTGGGTGCTGCTTATTTGGCAGGTCTTGCTGTAGGATTCTGGAAGGATAAAGATGAGATTGCTAACAGATGGAAGTTAGAGAGAGAATTCACTCCTTCTATTTCTGAAGAAGAAAGAAAGAAAAAATATATGGGCTGGAAAAAAGCTGTTGAGAGATCAAGAGGCTGGGCTTTATAATTTGTCATTTAAATGTTATGCATATTAATATTTTATTCAATTAAGATATTAATATGCATATATATTCTTGTTTTTTGAAATTAATTTTAATATGCTGCAATTTTATTAAGAAATTGTTTTATTTATTATAAAGAGTTTAGAGTTTTAAAATTTTATTGTATAAAAAATTTAGAGGAAATATATATTATGTATGATATATTGATTATAGGAGCAGGAGTTTCAGGCACTTCTTCAGCCAGAGAATTAGCCAGATACAAAGCTAATATATGTGTTGTTGAAAGAGGCGAAGATGTTTGTTCCGGAACTTCAAAATCCAATAGCGGAATAGTGCATGCAGGTTTTGATGCTGCAAATGGTTCTCTTATGGCTAAATTAAATGTTTTAGGCAATAAGATGATGCCAAAAATAGCAAAAGACCTTGATGTGCCTTTCAAACAAAATGGTTCATTGGTTGTTTGTACTAATGAAGAGGATATGCCTAATTTACAGGCTATATATGACAGAGGAATAAAAAATGGAGTTGAAGGACTTCAAATATTAAACAGAGAAGAAGTTCATAAAAAAGAGCCTAATCTTAATGATAATGTATGTGCTGCCTTATATGCACCTACAGGCGGTATAGTTGATCCTTTCATTTTAAATATAGCTTATGCTGAAAATGCTCATGCTAATGGAGTTGAGTTCAAGTTTGATACTGAAGTAATTAATATTAAAAAACTTGATGATGGAACTTTTGAAGTAGAAACTAATAATGGCACTATAAAAACAAAATATGTTGTAAATGCTGCTGGTGTTTATGCTGATAAATTCCATAACATGATGAGTAAAAACAAAATACATATTACTCCTAGAAGAGGCGATTATATATTACTTGATAAGGAAGTTGATAATCTTGTAACTTCTACAATATTTGCATTGCCTACTAAATTGGGTAAAGGTATTTTAGTTACTCCTACAGCTCATGGCAATATAATGCTTGGACCTACTGCTATTGATATAGAAGATAAAGAGGGATTAAATACTACTGCTGAAGGTCTTGCTCAGATTATAGAGAAATCTAAAATGACAGTTAAAAATATTCCTTATAATAAAGTTATTACTTCATTCTGCGGACTTCGCCCTCATGAAGATAATCATGAATTTATTATAAAAGAACTTGAAGACTGTGAAGGATTCTTTGATTGTGCCGGTATAGAATCTCCTGGACTTGTTTCTTCTCCTGCCATAGGAGTTATGGTTGCTGATATAGTAAGTAAAAAAGGAAATTTTGAGAAGAAAGAAAACTTTATAGAAACTAGAAAAGGAATCACACATTTCAATGCTCTTTCTAATGAAGAGAAAAATAAACTTATAAAAGAAAATCCTTTATACGGACATATAATTTGCAGATGTGAAAAGGTAACAGAAGGTGAAATAGTAGAAGCTATAAAAAGCCCTATAGGAGCTAAATCTATTGACGGAGTAAAAAGAAGAGTAAGAGCAGGACTTGGAAGATGTCAGGGCGGTTTCTGTTCTCCTAAGATTATAGAGATATTAGCTAGAGAACTTAATGTTTCTCCTTTAACTATTACAAAATGTGGAAAAGGTTCTGAAATAGTTATTGGTTATGACAAGGAAACTTTTTGATTTAGAGTTTGTTAGTATTAAATTAAAAACAATATAATTATTTGTTTTGATTTAAGGAGTAAAAATGGAATCTTATGATGTTGTTGTTATAGGCGGAGGACCTGCCGGACTTGCCGCTGCCATTTCTGCTAAAGAAAATGGAATAGATAATTTACTTATGTTGGAAAGAGATGCCGTACTTGGAGGCATACTCAATCAATGCATACATAATGGTTTTGGACTTCATAGATTTGGTGAGGAGCTTACAGGACCTGAATATGCTTATAGATTTATAGAAAAAGTTGTTGATTTAAATATCAATTATAAACTTAATACTATGGTTTTGGATATTGTACTTAATAATGACAAAACTAAAAAGATTATTTATATAAACAAAGAAGAAGGTTTAGTTGAGATCAATGCCAAAGCTGTAATACTTGCTATGGGATGCCGTGAACGTTCAAGAGGAGCTTTGAATATACCGGGATTTAGACCTGCCGGAATATTTTCTGCCGGAGCTGCCCAGCATTTAGTTAATATAGAAGGATATATGCCCGGAAAAGAAGTTGTAATACTTGGTTCTGGTGATATAGGACTTATTATGGCTAGAAGAATGACTTTTGAAGGTGCTAAAGTTAAAGTAGTAGCTGAAATACTTCCTTTCTCCGGAGGACTTAAAAGAAATATAGTTCAATGTTTGGACGATTTCGGAATACCTCTTAAACTTAGTCATACAGTTATAGATATTAAAGGAAAAGAAAGACTTGAAGGCGTTACTATAGCAAAAGTCGATGAGAATATGAAGCCTATTAAAGGTACTGAAGAATATTATTCCTGCGATACTTTGCTTTTATCTGTTGGGCTTATTCCCGAAAATGAGCTTTCAAAAGAGATAGGCGTTCAAATTAACCCTATCACTTCAGGTGCTATAGTTAATGAAAGTTTAGAAACTAATATTGACGGAGTATTCTCTTGCGGTAATGTTCTTCATGTTCATGACTTAGTAGACTTTGTATCTGAAGAAGCTGAAACTGCAGGAAAGAGTGCCGCTGCTTATGTTCTTAAAAACAAAAGAAGAGACGACAGCAACTCTATTTCTTTAAAAGGTTCTAATGGAGTAAGATATACTGTTCCTTCTATGATTAATACTGACAATGTAGATGATCATGTAATGGTAAGATTCAGAGTAGCAAATATATTTCAGAATAAATTCTTGAATGTTTATTTTGACGGTGAGAGAGTAATACATAAAAAGCATTTGATATTTGCTCCGGGTGAAATGGAAACTGTAAAACTTGATAAAGCTATGCTTTCAAAAGAAGGCTTAAAGAATATTGAGTTTAAGATAGAAGATAATTAAAAGAGTTTTGATTATTAAATCTAATTGAGGTTAATTAATGAGTAAAACTATAAGATTGATTTATCCGCAGTGGCAGGGCGGAATTATATCTGATTGGATAAAGGAATTAAATCCTGAAGATTCTTCAAGAGGTTATTATCTTGGGGCAAAACTTCTTAGCATACTTGCACCTCAAAATGATAATCATGAAACTTTAGAAGTTCCTGTTTCTTTGGATATAAAAAACAGAGAAATAAAAAATGGTATTATGGATTATGATTTTATAGTATCTCAAACTAAAAATGCCTTAGATATTTTAAGCAAAAATAATCCCGATAAAATAATCACTTTTGGAGGCGAATGTTCTGTTAGTGTAGTGCCTTTCACATATTTAAATAAAAAATATGATAATGATGCTGCTTTAATTTGGATAGATGCTCATCCTGATATTACTTTGCCTGAAGATAATACTTATGCAGGATATCATGCTATGGCTGTTAGTGCTTGTATGGGTAATGTTGATAAAAATATAAGCTATATACTTCCAAGCAAAATTTCAGCTGATAGAATATTATTTGTAGGGCTTAGAGATTGGGAAAGAGATGAGATAAAAAAACGTCAAGAGGAATACGGCATAACTCATTTTGCTCCTGAAGCTATTTCTTCATCAAGTGAATCTGTAATAGAATGGCTAAAAAAATCTAATGCTTCTAAGGTTTTGATACATTTTGATTTAGATGTGCTTGATCCTAATGAGATAATAGCTGCTGTCGGTGTTTCTCCGAACGGAATGAAGATAAATGAAGCAGTGAGAATAATAAATGATATTGCCAAAGAAAAGGAAATTGTTGGCTTTACTATAGCGGAACATATGCCAAGAATTGAGATAATGCTTAAAAATATGATGGCAGATTTGAGTTTATTTAATGAGCTCAATAACTAAAAAATAACAAACAATAATAAATATATAAGGAAGTAATTAAAATGGAAAAAAAAGAATTAACTTGTATATGCTGTCCTATGGGCTGTGCTTTGTCTGTAGAGTTAGAGGG encodes:
- a CDS encoding tetratricopeptide repeat protein is translated as MKKSNENTSLKYLELAKEKEEIGEYKEALEYYEKSIEEDPDNIEAYFGLNLINSYIEMEKELKNDDASDNINKHIEFFNIFNEFLNKK
- a CDS encoding MFS transporter: MSNIDNIDNNVSNVSENKLLAIIALVLLSFALGTSEFIVIGVLTEIAEGFNITEVKAGGLVSMFALAYSICTPFSAAFAGKFNRFHFIIFASILFIAGNFLCSLASNYTFLLIIRMFIAIISGALISVSISFSPYISTKDKRPMVVAWIYSGFSIASIFGVPIGTSISYYFGWRASFIFISIFSAVMLVLMFATLPKNTPTHKVKLLGQFILFKDTRFILSTFTILFGAASSYVLYTYLKPIFLDYIHIPNKYISAALLVFGVTVLFSNLLSGKLAEHNGVYRLRYVFMMQFICMIVLPFALLNAISSSIVILIIGFLMYLMNSPVQLNILDFTEREYPSCLTLASSNNSFSFNFGIALGSFVGSTIFDNFGIRWVGFGGAVLSTLAFLCIVYLYKINSKTNNV
- a CDS encoding rubrerythrin family protein, yielding MDLKNSKTAENLKTAFMGEAMARCKYMYYAEKAREDGMENLALAYEKASRNEQEHGKLWFERYHGILSKDENLRDAIAGETYESEDMYLKFAKTAKDEGFTDIAMLFEHVAKIEEGHKKMFEQYLDGSNTNLDKWQCPKCGYVHKDSKAPKRCPVCEQYRVGGSN
- a CDS encoding MIP/aquaporin family protein, producing the protein MYSKKAEFLAELIGSFFLILLGCGVVASVLIGNNGAPVNIHIAWGLAVMFGAYVSGKISGAHLNPALTLALAVTGRFPWNKVWYYVIAQMIGCFLGAAVVFAVYYAKWIEVDPTLSTTAGVFTTFPAVPGFLPGFIDQVVGTFILVFLILTTGDANNTPAGSNLGYLIVGLIIVVIGMSFGFMHGYAINPARDLGPRLFAVVAGFKNNGLTDGTNIWIVPIIGPIVGAVLGAVLYDFTIGKSLAKDKLQ
- the glpK gene encoding glycerol kinase GlpK, yielding MSKYVVAIDQGTTSSRAIVFDYDQNMVSVAQKEFTQIYPHEGWVEHNAAEIWATQFGVLQEAIQIAGVKPEEIAAIGITNQRETTVVWDKNTGEPIYNAIVWQCRRTAPICDELKQKGLDTYIRENTGLVVDAYFSGTKIKWILDNVPGAREKANKGDLLFGTIDTWLVWKLTGGKVHVTDYTNASRTMIYNIKDLKWDENILRELNIPMSMLPEVKDSSCVYGYAHINGKEVPISGIAGDQQSALFGQAGFNKGDTKNTYGTGSFILMNVGENFILSKNGLITTIGIGYKGKIEYALEGSVFIAGAVIQWVRDELRLLHDAKDTEYFATKVKDTNGVYLVPAFVGLGAPYWDMYARGCLVGITRGVNRSHIIRAAEEAIAYQSKDVIDAMVADSGVKLASLKVDGGACRDNFLMQFQSDIINTKVLRPQITETTALGAAYLAGLAVGFWKDKDEIANRWKLEREFTPSISEEERKKKYMGWKKAVERSRGWAL
- a CDS encoding NAD(P)/FAD-dependent oxidoreductase, with product MYDILIIGAGVSGTSSARELARYKANICVVERGEDVCSGTSKSNSGIVHAGFDAANGSLMAKLNVLGNKMMPKIAKDLDVPFKQNGSLVVCTNEEDMPNLQAIYDRGIKNGVEGLQILNREEVHKKEPNLNDNVCAALYAPTGGIVDPFILNIAYAENAHANGVEFKFDTEVINIKKLDDGTFEVETNNGTIKTKYVVNAAGVYADKFHNMMSKNKIHITPRRGDYILLDKEVDNLVTSTIFALPTKLGKGILVTPTAHGNIMLGPTAIDIEDKEGLNTTAEGLAQIIEKSKMTVKNIPYNKVITSFCGLRPHEDNHEFIIKELEDCEGFFDCAGIESPGLVSSPAIGVMVADIVSKKGNFEKKENFIETRKGITHFNALSNEEKNKLIKENPLYGHIICRCEKVTEGEIVEAIKSPIGAKSIDGVKRRVRAGLGRCQGGFCSPKIIEILARELNVSPLTITKCGKGSEIVIGYDKETF
- a CDS encoding NAD(P)/FAD-dependent oxidoreductase, with translation MESYDVVVIGGGPAGLAAAISAKENGIDNLLMLERDAVLGGILNQCIHNGFGLHRFGEELTGPEYAYRFIEKVVDLNINYKLNTMVLDIVLNNDKTKKIIYINKEEGLVEINAKAVILAMGCRERSRGALNIPGFRPAGIFSAGAAQHLVNIEGYMPGKEVVILGSGDIGLIMARRMTFEGAKVKVVAEILPFSGGLKRNIVQCLDDFGIPLKLSHTVIDIKGKERLEGVTIAKVDENMKPIKGTEEYYSCDTLLLSVGLIPENELSKEIGVQINPITSGAIVNESLETNIDGVFSCGNVLHVHDLVDFVSEEAETAGKSAAAYVLKNKRRDDSNSISLKGSNGVRYTVPSMINTDNVDDHVMVRFRVANIFQNKFLNVYFDGERVIHKKHLIFAPGEMETVKLDKAMLSKEGLKNIEFKIEDN
- a CDS encoding arginase family protein, translating into MSKTIRLIYPQWQGGIISDWIKELNPEDSSRGYYLGAKLLSILAPQNDNHETLEVPVSLDIKNREIKNGIMDYDFIVSQTKNALDILSKNNPDKIITFGGECSVSVVPFTYLNKKYDNDAALIWIDAHPDITLPEDNTYAGYHAMAVSACMGNVDKNISYILPSKISADRILFVGLRDWERDEIKKRQEEYGITHFAPEAISSSSESVIEWLKKSNASKVLIHFDLDVLDPNEIIAAVGVSPNGMKINEAVRIINDIAKEKEIVGFTIAEHMPRIEIMLKNMMADLSLFNELNN